Proteins from one Desmodus rotundus isolate HL8 chromosome 9, HLdesRot8A.1, whole genome shotgun sequence genomic window:
- the LOC112317011 gene encoding olfactory receptor 7D4-like, with amino-acid sequence MYLITVLGNLLITLAVSSDSHLHTPMYFFLSNLSLVDICFTSTTIPKMLLNIQTQSKAISYAGCITQTYFLIIFAGLDNFLLTVMAYDRFVAICHPLHYTVIMNPRLCRLLVLVSWTIIVSLFYGAGLGVYLSSAGTHSSQSSATASVMYTVVTPMLNPFIYSLRNRDIKRALKRFFGMQVQRAQSP; translated from the exons atgtacctgatcactgtgttgggaaacctgctcatcaccctggctgtcagctcagactcccacctccacacgcccatgtacttcttcctctccaacctgtcccTGGTAGACATCtgtttcacctccaccaccatcccaaagatgctgctgaacatccagacacagagcaaagCCATCTCCTATGCAGGCTGCATCACTCAGACATATTTTCTCATAATCTTTGCAGGGTTGGATAACTTCCTCCTgactgtgatggcctatgaccggtttgtggccatctgtcaccccCTGCACTACACAGTCATCATGAACCCCCGGCTCTGTAGACTGCTGGTTCTGGTGTCCTGGACCATAA ttgtctccttattttatggTGCAGGCCTCGGAGTGTATCTCAGCTCTGCTGGTACCCACAGCTCACAGTCCAGTGCAACAGCCTCAGTGATGTACACGGTGGTCACACCCATGCTGAATCCCTTcatctacagtctcaggaacaGAGACATAAAGAGAGCTCTCAAAAGATTCTTTGGGATGCAGGTACAAAGGGCACAATCACCCTGA